The DNA region GATTAATGGCAACCGTCTGGTATCCAAAATAGACCAGCGCAACCAGAATGATGATGCGCACCCAAAACAGGGATTTGAGCGCTTCCGGGGTTTGACCGGACTCAGCGAGCGTTCGCACAAGTGGAACGTACTTCTCCAACAGCAGGTTCACCGCGAGCGCGGTCACCACGCTGAAGGCGACCAGCAATTCCTTCGCCCAGCCGCGGATGGCTCCGATCACCCCAAAAAGGATGACGTACATCCAGAAGATATAGACTACACTCATCATAAGATTTTCTCTCCTGCCAGCTTAAGCAACCGGCTGGCGATCACATCCGAGGCATGCGGAATAGACAATCGCTTCATCGCTTCACGCATCGCTTCACGCTTGTTGCGGTTCGTCAGGATATCCTTTACTACGGGTAAAAGTTCGGTGTTCAACAATTCATCTTGAAGGATGACAGCGGCATTCTGCCCGGCAAGGTAATCCGCGTTGACCTTTTGGTAGCGCCACGCATAAGGATATGGCACAAGCACGGCGGGAAGTTCAAAGAGGGGATATTCTCCCAGTGTGGATGCGCCCGCACGCGAGAGTACCAGGTCTGCGCAGGCAAGTGCGGCGCCCATTTCATGCAGATACGGCATGATGTGATAACGGTCCTTCAAATGCGGACGCAATTGCAGGGCGGCTTTTTCGACGGTCTCCCAGTCCAAAAAGCCTGTGATATGGATGACCTGTGCCACGTCGAGCAACTCATTGAGACTGCCCAGCACTGCTGTATTGATGGAACGCGCGCCCTTGCTCCCGCCGGTGACGAGCAGGACGGGTTTGGCGGAATCCAGCCCAAAGTGCTGAAGAGCCTCGTCGCGGGACCAGACAGAAAGGTCGGCGCGAAGCGGGTAGCCTGAGACGATGATCCGCTCGGGGTGTGAAAAATATTTCTTCGAGTCGGGCGCGGTCACGGTGATGACATCCGAAAAATAGGCAAGGAATTTGAGCGCGAGACCAGGTTCGATATCCGGCACGAACAGCACGGTGGGAAGATTATGCCCTGCGAGCGCCATCGGCGCGGCGACATATCCGCCCGTAAAGAACAACACATCCGGCTGGAACTCGCGCAGGATGCGGCGCGACTCAACAACACCGCGCGCGAGTTTGGCGAGGTTGCCCGGCAGTGCGCGCAGACCAACGCCATGCACGCCCGCCGCAGGCACGGAACGATACGGGATGCCCGCGCGAGTCACGAGTTCCTCCTCCATGCCGCCTTCACCGCCAACCCACAGGGTTTCAGCGTTTGGATGCCCGTTCTTCAGCGCGTCGAGAACGGCGAGCGCGGGATACACCCCGCCGCCCGTTCCCCCAGCGCAAATTAGCAACCGCACTATACGACCTCCATTCATCATCCGTCACTGTCGCTTCGCTTGCCTGACGGGAAACATTGAACAAAATTCCCAGCGCCGCCAGCGTGGTGACAAGGTTGGAACCGCCCGCGCTGACGAAAGGCAGGGCGTTGCCCGCAAACGGCAACAGACCGACCATGACCGCCATGTTGATCAGCGCTTCCATGCCGATCCAAATGACCAGACCCGCCGCAAGCATCGTGCCAAGCATATCCGGTGCGCGGCGCGCAATGACCAATCCGCGCCAGACGAGAAATCCGTATAAACCGATCAATATCACGCCGCCAAACCAGCCAAGTTCCTCCACCACGACCGCGAAGATACTGTCCGTCGGCGGGACGGGCAAGCCCGTCACTTTGGAAAGCGACCTGCCGATACCGACACCGAACCAGCCGCCGTTGACGATCGCTTCGAACGAACGCCGCACATGATACGACGCCTGAAGCGGATCTTTGATCCCTGCAATGAAATCGTTGACGCGCTCCTGCCCGGTCGCACTAACCGAAACCACCAGCCAGGCGGCAAAGATGGCGATCACCAGCAACGCGCCGATCTGTTTCAAGTCACCGCCGGCGAGAAAGAAGAGCAGACCGCCCAGGATCAAGACCGTTCCCGCCGCGCTTAAATCCGGCTGCTGATAGATCAAACCGCCGACTACTCCAAGGATCACGCCAAGCGGAACCAAGCCGAGCGAAATATCCTGCAAGAATTCGCGTTTGGCATACAACCAGACGGAAAGATACAAAATCGAAACCAGTTTCGCCAACTCCGAAGGCTGAACCGAACCATCGAATACGGCGCGCTTGGCATTGAAGCGGATCTCGCTCATCAACAAGACAACGAGCAGCATGCCGACCGTCAACGCCATGGCAGGCACAACGAATTTGCGCCAATGATGATAATCAAAGAACGCAAGGATGGTCGCGATCGCCACGCCAATTCCAAGCCACATCAACTGGCGGTTGAACATATGCATCCTGTCGCCATACGCGGCGTGAGAGAAATCCCATGAAGCCGAATACAGCATTGCCATCCCGAACACGACCAACGCCACCACGACCACCAGCAATGGCAGGTCAAATCCGCGCACAAAACGGGCGGAAGTCGGCGTCAGCCGTTCTTTTATGAAAGTTCCTGCACCCATTTTCGAAACGCTTCTCCTCTCTCGGCAAAATCCTTGAACTCATCGTAACTCGTGCCGCCCGGCGATAACAGGACGACATCTCCAGCGGATACGACTTCCGCGGCGAGTGTGACAGCATCCTTAAGACCCTTCGCGCGACGGACATCCACACTTCGTTCTCCGCCGATGCCTGTCACTATTTTCTGGATCATCTCCCCCGCCTCACCGAACACCACGAGGTGATCCACGCGGTCGCAGATCAATCTGGCAAGCTCACCCCAGGGAAGGTTCTTATCGCGTCCGCCCAGCATCAGCACAATCGGCTCGTCAAATGCATGGACAGCCGCCATACTGCGTTCGGGAGCGGTCGCGATCGAATCGTTGTACCAACGCACGCCGTTCAACTCGCGGACCAATTCCAACCGATGCGGCACGCCGCGGAATTCCTCCACGGCTTCGAGCATGGCATCCAGTTTGAAGCCCGCCGCATGACCGATGGCGAATGCGGCAAGCACATTGGCGATATTATGGTCACCGCGCAACCCCACTTTCTCGCGCAACATCAACGGGACGTACGCAAATCCATCACGCAGGCTCAACAACCCATCGTGCAAATATGTGCCGTTCAAACCTTCTTCCAGATCACGCAGACTGAACTCGAACAGTTTGCCTTGTACGCGGTTGCGTAAATTCCATGCGCCGGCATCATCCCTGCCGAGGATGGCAGTGTCATCCGCAGATTGGAATTCCAGAATCCGCGCTTTGGCGTTGGTGTATGCTTCCATCGTGCCGTGGCGGTCGAGATGATTGGGCGTAATATTCAAAATTGCCGCGATGTTCGGAGAGATTGTCATTTGCTCCAGTTGGAAAGATGACAGTTCCATGATGGCGACGTCATCCGCCTGTATCTCGTCCACATAGTTGATGAGCGGATCGCCGATATTGCCGCCGACAAATGCGCGTTTGCCATACATCAACTTCGCCATCTCCCCCACCAGCGTCGTAGTTGTCGTCTTGCCAGCCGAGCCGGTGATGCCGATGGTCTTGCAAGGGACGACTTCCATGAATATCTGCGAGTCGTTGGAAAGCGGAATGCCGCGCTTGACGGCTTCCTGCACGATCGGCAATGTCAACGGAACGCCGCCGGAGAGACAAAGCACATCGGTCTTGTCCAATAGCTCAAGCGGATGCCCTCCCAATGCCCATGTCACTTTCGTATCAGTGAGAGAGGCTCGGGCGGAGGCAAGTTCGTCCGCATGACGGGAGTCGCTCAAGGTCACGCTTGAACCGTGATGGTCAAGCCAGCGGGCGAGGGCGAGACCTTGTCTCGCCGCTCCCAAAATGAGGACGCGGGTTCCATTCCAATTCGTCATCTTAAACCTGCGACAATCCTATTCCGATCAATGCCGCCATCAAACCGATGAGCCAGAAGCGCTGTACGACCTGGGTTTCGCTCCAACCGAGCAATTCAAAATGCAAATGGATGGGCGCCATTTTGAAGAAACGTTTGCCGCCTGTCCAGCGGAAGTAGGCGATCTGGATGACAACGCTCAACATCTCCGCCAGCGGGATGATGCCGATGATCAACAGCATGGGCCATTGACCGGTCATGAGCGCAATGACTGCCAGCACGGAGCCGAGCGCCATCGAGCCGGTATCTCCCATAATGAGTTCGGCTGGATGGACGTTGAACCATAAGAAGCCAAAGAGCGCGCCGACCAAAATGAAGCAAAAACGCGCGAGATAGAGTTGTTCCTGCATCAAGGCGATACCGCCAAACGCCGCAATGGCAGTGGCGGCGATCAGACCTGCAAGACCATCCAGTCCATCGGTAAAGTTGACGGCATTGGACTCGGCAACGATGATGAACGCAGCGATCGGCACGTACCACCAGCCGATGGGAATCTCGAAGAAGAAGCCGGGCAGATACAGGTCGGGCGCATCGATGACGTATTTCAAAAGGTACGCCGTGACCAGCGCGAGAATGACCTGGATCGCGAATTTGGTGCGCGCGCGCATCCCGTCACCTTTGCGCCTGCCATGAATGCCTTCCCAATCGTCCACTGCGCCGAGGATGGCAAACGCGAACATGACGCCCATCGGCAGCAGGACGGAACGCCCAATACCGCTGGCGGTGACACCGATCAAGGCAACTGCATTGAGCAATCCGCTGAGCAAAAGAACCGGCAGGATGAACATCACGCCGCCCATGGTGGGCGTGCCCATCTTGACGCGGTGCGCGTCCGGCTCCTCCACGCGGATGATCTTGCCGATCTTGAAATGACGGAGAATGCGCAAGAGCGGTCCGCCCCAGATCGCAGTCATGATGAAGGCAAGACCCGCAAGGCTGAGGGAAAGCGCGATATCTCTCACGAGCGCACCTCCAAAGCGGCAGTGATGCGATCCATGCGCAACCCGTGCGAGCCTTTCATAAGCACCACGTCATTTTCGGTAAGATTCTTATTGAGCCAGTCCACGATCGGCTGGGAAGATTCAAATTCAAGGATATTGGCGGACCTCATGCCGGCACGCCGCGCCGCTTCCGCGATCATGCGTGCACGCGGACCGAGCGTGAGCAAAATTTTCGCCACCTGTGCGGCACGCATCCCGACCATTTCATGTCCCTGCCGTTCGTAGGGACCGAGTTCAAGCATATCGCCCAGCACGGCGATCTTGCGCCCTTCCAGTTCGTCGAGCAGGTTCAATGCCGCCAGCATGGATTCAGGCGAGGCGTTGTAGGTATCGTCAAGGATCAACGCGCCGATCTCGGTCCGCACAGCCATCAACCGCAGTTGGGTATGTCCATGAGAAAGTCCTTCAAAGATCTCCTGCCAGGTCAAGCCGTCGTTCAAGCCGACGGACGCGGCGCGCAAAGCGGTATGGACAGAATGCCGCCCGATCATCGGGACGCGGGTATGCAAAATTTCGCCTTTGTAATGCAAGCGGAAGCGGATGCCATCCAGACCAAGCCCTTCGATCTGGTCAGCCCACAAGTCCGCTTCGGGGGACAACCCGTAGAAGAAGACCCGCGCCCGGGATCTCTCCTCCATTTTGCGGACCCATGGATCGTCAAAGTTCAAAATGGCAACTCCATCCGACGGAAGAGCCTGCACGAGTTCGGATTTTCCGAGGAAGATATTCTCCTGCGAACCTGCCCGCTCTGCATGGACGGTGCCGACGTTGCTGATGACGCCGATCTGCGGCTGGGCAATATCACACAAGAAGGCGATCTCACCGATCACGTAAAATCCCATTTCCAGCACGGCGCGTTCGTAGCCTTTGCCAAGCCGCAAAATGGACAACGGCAAACCAATCTCATTGTTCAAATTGCCGGGATTCTTCAAGGTGCGATAGCGAGTCCCAAGCACTTCGGCAACCATTTCCTTGGTGGTGGATTTGCCGACACTGCCCGTAATGCCAATCACGCGCAAGTTCAGTTTGCGGCGCCAGAAGCGAGCGATCTGTTGCAGGGCGGAGACCGTATTGTCTACACGCAAACAGAGAGATGCATTTTGATCCAGCGTGGTATCGGCTGATAGACCGGCACGCAGATCAAGGGTCGGGAAGGAGGCGTCCACATCCTTTTGGATTAAAGCAAAAGATGCCCCCCTCTTAAACGCATCGGCAATATAGTCATGTCCGTCCGTTTTTTCGCCGGGAATCGCTACGAAGAGCGAACCGGGAATCACCTGGCGCGAGTCGATCGCCGCTTCCGTGATA from Anaerolineales bacterium includes:
- the murF gene encoding UDP-N-acetylmuramoyl-tripeptide--D-alanyl-D-alanine ligase, translated to MLTLADVLEALTSVRPNASAIITEAAIDSRQVIPGSLFVAIPGEKTDGHDYIADAFKRGASFALIQKDVDASFPTLDLRAGLSADTTLDQNASLCLRVDNTVSALQQIARFWRRKLNLRVIGITGSVGKSTTKEMVAEVLGTRYRTLKNPGNLNNEIGLPLSILRLGKGYERAVLEMGFYVIGEIAFLCDIAQPQIGVISNVGTVHAERAGSQENIFLGKSELVQALPSDGVAILNFDDPWVRKMEERSRARVFFYGLSPEADLWADQIEGLGLDGIRFRLHYKGEILHTRVPMIGRHSVHTALRAASVGLNDGLTWQEIFEGLSHGHTQLRLMAVRTEIGALILDDTYNASPESMLAALNLLDELEGRKIAVLGDMLELGPYERQGHEMVGMRAAQVAKILLTLGPRARMIAEAARRAGMRSANILEFESSQPIVDWLNKNLTENDVVLMKGSHGLRMDRITAALEVRS
- a CDS encoding FtsW/RodA/SpoVE family cell cycle protein translates to MGAGTFIKERLTPTSARFVRGFDLPLLVVVVALVVFGMAMLYSASWDFSHAAYGDRMHMFNRQLMWLGIGVAIATILAFFDYHHWRKFVVPAMALTVGMLLVVLLMSEIRFNAKRAVFDGSVQPSELAKLVSILYLSVWLYAKREFLQDISLGLVPLGVILGVVGGLIYQQPDLSAAGTVLILGGLLFFLAGGDLKQIGALLVIAIFAAWLVVSVSATGQERVNDFIAGIKDPLQASYHVRRSFEAIVNGGWFGVGIGRSLSKVTGLPVPPTDSIFAVVVEELGWFGGVILIGLYGFLVWRGLVIARRAPDMLGTMLAAGLVIWIGMEALINMAVMVGLLPFAGNALPFVSAGGSNLVTTLAALGILFNVSRQASEATVTDDEWRSYSAVANLRWGNGRRGVSRARRSRRAEERASKR
- the murD gene encoding UDP-N-acetylmuramoyl-L-alanine--D-glutamate ligase; amino-acid sequence: MTNWNGTRVLILGAARQGLALARWLDHHGSSVTLSDSRHADELASARASLTDTKVTWALGGHPLELLDKTDVLCLSGGVPLTLPIVQEAVKRGIPLSNDSQIFMEVVPCKTIGITGSAGKTTTTTLVGEMAKLMYGKRAFVGGNIGDPLINYVDEIQADDVAIMELSSFQLEQMTISPNIAAILNITPNHLDRHGTMEAYTNAKARILEFQSADDTAILGRDDAGAWNLRNRVQGKLFEFSLRDLEEGLNGTYLHDGLLSLRDGFAYVPLMLREKVGLRGDHNIANVLAAFAIGHAAGFKLDAMLEAVEEFRGVPHRLELVRELNGVRWYNDSIATAPERSMAAVHAFDEPIVLMLGGRDKNLPWGELARLICDRVDHLVVFGEAGEMIQKIVTGIGGERSVDVRRAKGLKDAVTLAAEVVSAGDVVLLSPGGTSYDEFKDFAERGEAFRKWVQELS
- a CDS encoding UDP-N-acetylglucosamine--N-acetylmuramyl-(pentapeptide) pyrophosphoryl-undecaprenol N-acetylglucosamine transferase, whose translation is MRLLICAGGTGGGVYPALAVLDALKNGHPNAETLWVGGEGGMEEELVTRAGIPYRSVPAAGVHGVGLRALPGNLAKLARGVVESRRILREFQPDVLFFTGGYVAAPMALAGHNLPTVLFVPDIEPGLALKFLAYFSDVITVTAPDSKKYFSHPERIIVSGYPLRADLSVWSRDEALQHFGLDSAKPVLLVTGGSKGARSINTAVLGSLNELLDVAQVIHITGFLDWETVEKAALQLRPHLKDRYHIMPYLHEMGAALACADLVLSRAGASTLGEYPLFELPAVLVPYPYAWRYQKVNADYLAGQNAAVILQDELLNTELLPVVKDILTNRNKREAMREAMKRLSIPHASDVIASRLLKLAGEKIL
- the mraY gene encoding phospho-N-acetylmuramoyl-pentapeptide-transferase, with the translated sequence MRDIALSLSLAGLAFIMTAIWGGPLLRILRHFKIGKIIRVEEPDAHRVKMGTPTMGGVMFILPVLLLSGLLNAVALIGVTASGIGRSVLLPMGVMFAFAILGAVDDWEGIHGRRKGDGMRARTKFAIQVILALVTAYLLKYVIDAPDLYLPGFFFEIPIGWWYVPIAAFIIVAESNAVNFTDGLDGLAGLIAATAIAAFGGIALMQEQLYLARFCFILVGALFGFLWFNVHPAELIMGDTGSMALGSVLAVIALMTGQWPMLLIIGIIPLAEMLSVVIQIAYFRWTGGKRFFKMAPIHLHFELLGWSETQVVQRFWLIGLMAALIGIGLSQV